Proteins encoded together in one Kutzneria kofuensis window:
- a CDS encoding GyrI-like domain-containing protein → MAKTDFKKTLDSYQARRHEFRVVEVPPMQYLMIDGRGDPNSSPEFADAVSALYPVAYKLKFASKQDLGRDYVVMPLEGLWWSPDMAAFTTARDKSRWDWTLLMMVPDWITTTMFDAAVAKASAGDRPARLDDVRLEALAEGPCVQTLHIGSFDDEAEVLAAMHDDFIPAHGLTMGGKHHEIYLSDFRKVEPGKRRTILRQPVVTAC, encoded by the coding sequence ATGGCCAAGACCGACTTCAAGAAGACGCTCGACTCCTACCAGGCTCGCCGGCACGAGTTCCGGGTCGTCGAGGTCCCGCCGATGCAGTACCTCATGATCGACGGACGCGGCGATCCCAACTCCTCACCCGAGTTCGCCGATGCCGTCAGCGCTCTCTATCCCGTCGCGTACAAGCTCAAGTTCGCCAGCAAACAGGATCTCGGCCGGGACTACGTCGTCATGCCCCTGGAGGGCCTGTGGTGGTCCCCCGACATGGCCGCCTTCACCACCGCCCGCGACAAGTCCCGCTGGGACTGGACACTCTTGATGATGGTGCCCGACTGGATCACCACCACCATGTTCGACGCCGCCGTCGCCAAGGCCTCCGCCGGCGACCGCCCCGCGCGCCTGGACGACGTCCGTCTCGAGGCCCTCGCCGAAGGCCCCTGCGTCCAGACCCTCCACATCGGATCCTTCGACGACGAGGCCGAGGTCCTCGCCGCCATGCACGACGACTTCATCCCGGCCCACGGCCTGACCATGGGCGGCAAGCACCACGAGATCTACCTCAGCGACTTCCGCAAGGTCGAGCCGGGCAAGCGCCGCACCATCCTCCGGCAGCCCGTCGTAACGGCATGCTGA
- a CDS encoding aldo/keto reductase yields the protein MEYVRLGRSGLTISKIVLGCMSFGEPARGTHQWSFGIDESRPYFRQAVESGITCYDTANVYSLGASEEITGQLLREFAKRDEVVIATKVMGTMGPGPKGGGLSRAAILTQVDESLRRLGTDYIDLYQIHRRDPNVPVEETMEALHDVVKAGKARYIGASSMWTWQFAQMQHVADLHGWTRFVSMQNQYNLLQREEEREMLPYCLDQGIGVIPWSPLARGRLTRDPGEETTRSGTDAFSKVLYDKTADSDKGIIDAVAAVATERGVSRAQVALAWLLHQPAVTAPIVGTTKPHHLTDAVAAADLKLGADELQRLEEHYTPRPASGF from the coding sequence ATGGAATACGTTCGGTTGGGCCGGAGCGGGCTGACGATCTCCAAGATCGTGCTGGGCTGCATGAGCTTCGGCGAGCCCGCCCGCGGCACCCATCAGTGGTCATTCGGCATCGACGAGTCCCGGCCGTACTTCAGGCAGGCGGTCGAGTCCGGAATCACCTGCTACGACACCGCCAACGTCTACTCCCTCGGGGCCAGCGAGGAGATCACCGGCCAGCTGCTGCGGGAGTTCGCGAAACGGGACGAGGTGGTCATCGCCACCAAGGTGATGGGCACGATGGGCCCCGGCCCGAAGGGCGGCGGCCTGTCCCGGGCGGCGATCCTCACCCAGGTCGACGAGAGCCTGCGCCGGCTCGGCACCGACTACATCGACCTGTACCAGATCCACCGGCGCGACCCGAACGTGCCGGTCGAGGAGACCATGGAGGCGCTGCACGACGTGGTCAAGGCCGGCAAGGCCCGCTACATCGGCGCGTCCTCGATGTGGACCTGGCAGTTCGCGCAGATGCAGCACGTGGCCGACCTGCACGGCTGGACCCGGTTCGTGTCCATGCAGAACCAGTACAACCTGCTCCAGCGCGAGGAGGAGCGGGAGATGCTGCCGTACTGCCTCGACCAGGGCATCGGCGTCATCCCGTGGAGTCCGCTCGCGCGGGGCCGGCTGACCCGCGATCCCGGCGAGGAGACCACCCGCAGCGGCACCGACGCGTTCAGCAAGGTCCTCTACGACAAGACCGCCGACTCCGACAAGGGGATCATCGACGCGGTCGCCGCCGTCGCGACCGAGCGTGGCGTCAGCCGGGCCCAGGTGGCGCTGGCGTGGCTGCTGCACCAGCCCGCCGTCACCGCGCCGATCGTCGGCACGACCAAGCCGCACCACCTCACCGACGCGGTCGCCGCCGCCGACCTGAAGCTCGGCGCCGACGAGCTGCAGCGGCTGGAGGAGCACTACACGCCCCGTCCCGCCTCGGGCTTCTGA
- a CDS encoding aminoglycoside phosphotransferase family protein has product MTWAEPGGPKASLRWAGTKTGVQQRTWNLSSVWRLDGAWLKEVPPFLRQEPIVLEWLGKRVPDLVPGLLRAEGGRMLLADVPGTDRYEAQPAEVVGMVEDLFTIQEMAADHVDELLALGVPDWRAKPFIERVSAAAEAYADQLTSEERDKLGKLVAGLPERFAALADCGIPDSLVHGDFHPGNVRSDGVRRVILDWTDSVIGHPALDVRNAPELRRRWSSLWRNRIPGCEPERALELERPLGALRGAAVYDAFLAGIEPSERPYHATDPVNCLRSAVG; this is encoded by the coding sequence GCGGGGACGAAAACCGGCGTGCAGCAAAGAACCTGGAACCTGTCGTCGGTGTGGCGGCTGGACGGGGCGTGGCTGAAGGAAGTGCCGCCGTTCCTCCGCCAAGAGCCGATTGTGCTGGAGTGGCTGGGAAAGCGGGTACCGGATCTGGTGCCGGGGCTGCTCCGGGCGGAGGGAGGGCGGATGCTGCTCGCCGACGTGCCCGGGACCGATCGCTACGAGGCGCAGCCGGCCGAAGTCGTTGGCATGGTTGAGGATCTGTTCACGATCCAGGAGATGGCCGCCGACCACGTTGACGAGCTGCTGGCGCTCGGGGTGCCGGACTGGCGGGCGAAGCCGTTCATCGAGCGGGTTTCGGCGGCTGCGGAAGCGTATGCCGATCAGTTGACGTCGGAGGAACGGGACAAGCTGGGGAAGCTGGTGGCGGGCCTGCCGGAGCGGTTCGCGGCGCTCGCCGACTGCGGCATCCCGGACAGCCTGGTGCACGGCGACTTCCACCCCGGCAACGTCCGATCCGACGGCGTCCGGCGGGTGATCCTCGACTGGACCGACAGCGTCATCGGGCATCCGGCGCTGGACGTACGGAACGCGCCGGAGCTGAGGCGGCGCTGGAGTTCGTTGTGGCGCAACCGGATTCCCGGCTGCGAGCCGGAGCGGGCGCTCGAACTCGAGCGCCCGCTCGGCGCGCTGCGCGGCGCCGCCGTCTACGACGCGTTCCTCGCCGGCATCGAGCCGTCCGAGCGGCCGTACCACGCCACCGACCCGGTCAACTGCCTGCGTTCGGCGGTCGGCTGA
- a CDS encoding glutathione S-transferase family protein has protein sequence MSEYSRDSRYITTRITADGRDGYPVEPGRYRLVVARACPWANRMIIVRRLLGLEDVLSMGVCGPVHDERSWTFDLDPGGKDPVLGIERLQEAYFKRVPGYELGITVPAIVEIATGEVVTNDFAQMTIDLSLEWTAHHREGAPALYPEHLRAEIDEVNDVVFRDVNNGVYRAGFASDQDSYEKAYRRLFDRLDWLSDRLAGQRYLVGDTITEADVRLFTTLARFDAVYHGHFKCNRSKLNEMPVLWAYARDLFQTPGFGDTIDFVQIKQHYYEVHRDINPTGIVPVGPDLRNWLTPHGREELGGRPFGDGTPPGPPPAAETVPADNGPVAA, from the coding sequence ATGTCGGAGTACAGCCGCGATTCGCGGTACATCACCACCCGGATCACCGCCGACGGCCGGGACGGCTACCCCGTCGAACCGGGCCGCTACCGACTCGTGGTCGCCCGGGCCTGTCCGTGGGCCAACCGGATGATCATCGTGCGGCGGCTGCTCGGCCTGGAGGACGTGCTGTCCATGGGCGTCTGCGGGCCGGTGCACGACGAGCGCAGCTGGACGTTCGACCTCGACCCGGGCGGCAAGGACCCGGTGCTGGGCATCGAACGGCTGCAGGAGGCGTACTTCAAGCGGGTCCCCGGCTACGAGCTCGGCATCACCGTGCCGGCCATCGTGGAGATCGCCACCGGCGAGGTCGTCACCAACGACTTCGCGCAGATGACCATCGACCTGTCGCTGGAGTGGACCGCCCACCACCGCGAGGGCGCGCCCGCGCTGTATCCCGAGCACCTGCGGGCCGAGATCGACGAGGTCAACGACGTCGTCTTCCGGGACGTCAACAACGGCGTGTACCGGGCCGGGTTCGCCAGCGACCAGGACTCGTACGAGAAGGCGTACCGGCGGCTGTTCGACCGGCTCGACTGGCTCAGCGACCGGCTCGCCGGGCAGCGCTACCTCGTCGGCGACACCATCACCGAGGCCGACGTGCGGCTGTTCACCACGCTGGCCCGGTTCGACGCCGTGTACCACGGGCACTTCAAGTGCAACCGCAGCAAGCTCAACGAGATGCCGGTGCTGTGGGCCTACGCCCGGGACCTGTTCCAGACGCCCGGTTTCGGCGACACCATCGACTTCGTGCAGATCAAGCAGCACTACTACGAGGTGCACCGCGACATCAACCCCACCGGCATCGTGCCCGTCGGCCCCGACCTGCGGAACTGGCTCACCCCGCACGGGCGGGAGGAACTCGGTGGCCGGCCGTTCGGGGACGGCACGCCGCCCGGGCCGCCGCCGGCCGCCGAGACCGTGCCCGCCGACAACGGTCCCGTCGCCGCCTGA